Proteins from one Pseudomonas bijieensis genomic window:
- a CDS encoding dihydroxy-acid dehydratase, producing MPKKLRSNFPYGSYLWAVRAAQWRALGIDESELEKPKIAIVNSSSNLAICFSHLDGIANALKQSIRDAGALPFEIRTAAPSDFITGAGAGGAYMLAARDLITNDIEVAVEGAQLDGMICLASCDKTVPGQLMAAARLNIPTLVVVCGYQPSGEYNGKHVDIEDVFISSMHVVTGKLPVEELAGMARNAIKGPGVCSGMGTANSMHLVCEALGMALPGSAPIAANSRQMFDFVHQAGQRIVEMVEEDLKPRDILTPEAFANAVATILAAGGSVNTIKHMQAVAAEGGVDVDVYQLFRDLGKQVPVLVGVRPVGEHSIEQMEAAGGGRGLLKRLEPLLHGDALTVTGKTLTQNLHGVIVSDDAVIRPLDNPFATQPAIVMLRGNIAPQAGIVKYGIDPQKMRRFEGPAICFERSADAIEALQDGRIQPGHVVVMRGAGVRGGPAMGGGASKVVFAIDGAGLGDHVAMLTDGHLSGLVCKGLVVAEVAPEAAVGGPLALVEDGDIVTIDLDLNTLDANISETEMQARRARWRPLAPQFGGGWLDIYRNNVSSMEHGAVLIKPLDISRSGEQPQ from the coding sequence ATGCCCAAGAAGCTGCGCAGCAATTTCCCTTACGGGTCCTATTTGTGGGCTGTGCGCGCCGCCCAGTGGCGCGCCTTGGGGATCGATGAGAGCGAGCTGGAGAAACCCAAGATCGCTATCGTGAACTCGTCGTCCAACCTGGCGATCTGCTTCAGCCATCTGGATGGCATCGCCAATGCCCTCAAGCAATCGATACGCGATGCCGGCGCCCTGCCCTTCGAAATTCGTACTGCCGCTCCCAGTGACTTCATCACCGGCGCTGGTGCCGGGGGTGCCTATATGCTCGCTGCCCGCGACCTCATCACCAATGATATCGAAGTCGCGGTCGAAGGGGCTCAACTCGACGGCATGATCTGCCTGGCCTCCTGCGACAAGACCGTACCCGGTCAACTGATGGCCGCCGCCCGCCTGAATATTCCGACGCTGGTGGTGGTCTGTGGCTACCAGCCGAGTGGCGAATACAACGGTAAGCATGTCGATATCGAAGACGTGTTCATCAGTTCCATGCACGTGGTCACAGGCAAGCTACCGGTCGAGGAATTGGCCGGCATGGCCCGCAATGCCATCAAGGGCCCTGGGGTCTGCTCGGGGATGGGCACCGCCAACTCGATGCACCTGGTGTGTGAAGCCCTTGGCATGGCTTTGCCCGGCAGCGCGCCCATCGCGGCCAACAGCCGGCAGATGTTCGACTTCGTGCACCAAGCCGGCCAACGCATTGTGGAAATGGTCGAAGAAGACCTCAAACCTCGCGATATCCTCACCCCAGAGGCCTTCGCCAATGCAGTGGCGACCATTCTCGCCGCGGGCGGCTCCGTCAATACCATCAAGCATATGCAGGCGGTGGCAGCCGAAGGCGGAGTCGACGTGGACGTCTACCAGCTCTTCAGGGACCTGGGCAAACAGGTGCCTGTGCTGGTTGGCGTACGGCCGGTGGGTGAACATAGCATCGAGCAAATGGAAGCCGCAGGCGGTGGGCGTGGGCTGCTCAAGCGCCTGGAGCCCTTGCTGCATGGCGATGCATTGACGGTCACCGGCAAAACCCTGACGCAGAACCTGCACGGGGTAATCGTCAGCGACGATGCAGTGATCCGCCCGCTGGACAACCCCTTCGCCACCCAGCCAGCCATCGTGATGCTGCGCGGCAATATCGCGCCCCAGGCAGGCATCGTCAAATACGGCATCGACCCGCAGAAGATGCGCCGCTTCGAGGGACCTGCGATCTGTTTCGAACGCTCCGCCGATGCCATCGAAGCCTTGCAGGATGGGCGCATCCAGCCCGGCCATGTGGTGGTCATGCGCGGCGCCGGAGTGCGCGGCGGCCCGGCCATGGGCGGCGGCGCCTCGAAAGTGGTGTTCGCCATTGACGGCGCCGGGTTGGGCGACCACGTGGCCATGCTGACTGACGGTCATCTTTCAGGGTTGGTGTGCAAGGGCCTGGTCGTGGCTGAAGTCGCTCCTGAAGCAGCCGTCGGCGGACCATTGGCGCTGGTCGAGGACGGCGACATCGTCACCATCGACCTGGACCTCAACACCCTCGATGCCAATATCAGCGAAACCGAGATGCAAGCACGGCGTGCCCGTTGGCGGCCTTTGGCGCCACAGTTCGGCGGCGGGTGGCTGGACATCTACCGCAATAACGTGTCGTCCATGGAGCACGGTGCGGTCCTGATCAAACCGCTGGACATCAGCCGTTCGGGAGAACAGCCGCAATGA
- a CDS encoding aconitase X yields MRLRDDEKAMLAGDQGPAVQKAMDLLVRYGEALDAECLVDTRNVAGTIGATTPFLRQYAEREGGMDAVFSEFNLDSAEVVRIPKVKVFSSHLQQGIDPRHAERQGISQDVVRIYETGQAYSSGLGVQPLNTCTPYQVGNVPVKGEHCAWMESSAVIYINSVLGARTNAEGRESTGAAMLTGKIPYWGLHLDENRRGTHLIQLDIDVSTTADWGLLGYWVGEQVQDCIPVIEGVSHQPNLARLKHFGAAAASSGGVEMYHLVGVTPEARTREQAFGASRPSATLRFGEAERRWAYEQVNVTARDAQVDFVMLGCPHYSLEQIWEVCQLLEGQRLSANTELWIFTAASIKQLADVAGYTHIIEQAGGHVMTDTCSAIGKVLPKGTRVAAVDSAKQAHYLPAIMGIQAWFGTTAECVQAAIDGRWKGVLK; encoded by the coding sequence ATGAGATTGCGCGACGACGAGAAAGCCATGCTCGCCGGCGACCAAGGTCCGGCGGTGCAAAAAGCCATGGATTTGCTGGTGCGTTATGGCGAGGCCCTGGACGCAGAATGTCTGGTGGACACGCGCAATGTGGCCGGAACCATCGGTGCCACCACCCCGTTCCTGCGTCAGTACGCCGAGCGCGAGGGAGGCATGGACGCGGTGTTCAGCGAGTTCAATCTCGACAGCGCCGAGGTGGTCAGAATCCCCAAGGTCAAGGTCTTCAGCAGTCACCTGCAACAGGGCATCGACCCTCGGCATGCCGAACGCCAAGGCATCTCGCAGGATGTGGTGCGCATTTATGAAACCGGCCAGGCCTATAGCAGCGGCCTGGGTGTGCAACCGTTGAATACCTGCACGCCCTATCAAGTCGGCAACGTACCAGTGAAAGGCGAGCACTGCGCGTGGATGGAATCCTCCGCCGTGATCTACATCAACTCAGTACTCGGCGCCCGCACCAATGCCGAGGGCCGCGAAAGCACCGGCGCAGCGATGCTGACCGGCAAGATTCCCTATTGGGGCCTGCACCTGGACGAGAACCGTCGCGGTACCCACCTGATCCAGTTGGATATAGACGTGAGCACCACGGCCGACTGGGGACTGCTTGGCTACTGGGTCGGTGAACAGGTGCAGGATTGCATCCCGGTCATCGAAGGCGTGAGCCATCAGCCCAACCTGGCGCGTCTCAAGCACTTTGGCGCGGCGGCGGCTTCCAGCGGTGGCGTGGAAATGTACCACCTGGTCGGGGTCACACCTGAAGCACGCACTCGCGAGCAAGCGTTCGGCGCCTCCCGGCCTTCAGCCACGTTGCGCTTTGGTGAAGCCGAACGGCGCTGGGCCTACGAGCAAGTCAACGTCACGGCGCGCGATGCACAAGTCGATTTCGTCATGCTCGGCTGCCCGCATTACAGCCTCGAACAAATCTGGGAAGTCTGCCAACTGCTGGAAGGCCAGCGTCTGAGTGCGAACACCGAGCTCTGGATATTTACCGCCGCGTCGATCAAGCAACTGGCAGACGTGGCCGGTTACACCCACATCATTGAGCAGGCAGGTGGGCATGTGATGACCGATACCTGCTCGGCAATCGGCAAGGTGCTGCCCAAGGGCACGCGCGTGGCGGCCGTGGACTCGGCCAAGCAGGCCCATTACCTGCCGGCAATCATGGGCATCCAGGCGTGGTTCGGCACCACCGCAGAATGCGTCCAGGCGGCCATCGATGGCCGTTGGAAAGGAGTACTGAAATGA
- a CDS encoding aconitase X swivel domain-containing protein, whose product MSATFTLRGRKVVGGCFEGEALVTRDRISGWGGIDPRSGTVIETRHELKGISFAGKVLVFPGAKGSSGWSSQFHVARLAGVAPGAMLFNEMTAKMGLGAVVVHAPAMTDFNEDPLNRIRTGDWVRVDADAGTVEVIPRQSRTDLSTQPQPPGLERTRNPS is encoded by the coding sequence ATGAGCGCAACCTTTACGCTCCGAGGCCGCAAGGTTGTCGGCGGCTGCTTCGAAGGCGAAGCCTTGGTGACCCGTGACCGCATCTCCGGCTGGGGTGGCATCGACCCGCGCAGCGGCACTGTCATCGAGACGCGCCACGAGCTCAAGGGCATCAGTTTCGCCGGCAAGGTCCTCGTGTTTCCCGGCGCCAAGGGGTCTTCCGGCTGGTCCTCGCAGTTCCATGTCGCCCGTCTCGCTGGCGTCGCGCCTGGCGCCATGTTGTTCAATGAAATGACGGCGAAAATGGGCCTTGGTGCCGTTGTCGTCCATGCACCAGCCATGACCGACTTCAACGAGGACCCGCTGAACCGGATTCGCACCGGGGATTGGGTCCGCGTCGATGCCGACGCCGGGACCGTCGAAGTGATCCCGCGTCAATCGCGTACCGATCTATCCACACAGCCACAGCCGCCCGGCCTGGAACGAACGCGAAACCCGTCGTAA
- a CDS encoding FAD-dependent oxidoreductase, which produces MAHVIRTVRRTSALTAQRLQADVCIAGAGISGISAALEAAALGKRVVLFDALPMLGGQAVGSIIGTFCGLFSNGPNRQLLTHGIADGILRDLGASGDLHQAIGPLTTVVYYDEVALGRWIGQKVLDAGITVVLGAVLRDVVREGTRVQEVELATRYGDVRVAANGFIDASGDAALVWNAGLACREPDTPIYGTQMFVLEHINEAHLPTRAQFTERVKQKAKSYGIERDDGLFFQFPGRGTAAFNMTHIETPLDPVAASHVAIAGRQQVDQVIHFLQSEYPEAYGKAKVRAYALPGIRQTRWIVGHHHLTTDEVRAATMFPDAVARTSWPVELHGNTSGYQWEPFGDDHIHSVPLRSMLPQGSDNLVVAGRCIDADAAALSSVRVMGPCIAMGAAAAHALDLAGPNGRLSDIPAQALRERLAFNLE; this is translated from the coding sequence ATGGCTCATGTTATTCGCACGGTACGCCGTACCAGCGCCCTCACCGCCCAACGCTTGCAGGCCGACGTATGCATCGCCGGGGCCGGTATCTCCGGTATTTCAGCCGCCCTCGAGGCCGCCGCGCTCGGCAAGCGCGTGGTGCTGTTCGACGCCCTGCCGATGCTCGGCGGCCAAGCGGTCGGCTCGATCATCGGCACCTTCTGCGGACTGTTCTCCAATGGTCCGAACCGCCAACTGCTGACCCATGGCATTGCCGACGGTATCCTTCGCGACCTGGGTGCCTCGGGAGACTTGCACCAGGCCATCGGGCCATTGACCACAGTGGTTTACTACGACGAAGTCGCCCTCGGTCGCTGGATTGGCCAAAAGGTGCTCGACGCAGGCATCACCGTAGTGCTCGGTGCGGTGTTACGTGATGTAGTGCGCGAAGGCACGCGGGTCCAGGAAGTGGAGTTGGCCACACGCTATGGCGACGTGCGCGTGGCGGCCAACGGTTTCATCGATGCCAGTGGTGATGCGGCACTGGTGTGGAACGCGGGACTCGCCTGTCGCGAGCCGGATACGCCAATCTATGGCACCCAAATGTTCGTCCTTGAACATATCAACGAAGCCCACTTGCCCACCCGTGCGCAATTCACCGAACGGGTCAAGCAAAAGGCCAAGAGCTACGGGATCGAACGCGATGACGGCTTGTTCTTCCAATTTCCTGGACGCGGCACGGCGGCCTTCAACATGACACACATCGAAACGCCCCTGGACCCCGTCGCCGCCTCTCACGTCGCCATCGCCGGGCGCCAGCAGGTGGACCAAGTGATCCACTTCCTCCAATCGGAGTACCCCGAGGCTTATGGCAAGGCCAAAGTGCGGGCGTATGCGTTGCCAGGCATTCGCCAGACTCGCTGGATCGTCGGACATCACCATCTGACAACTGACGAAGTGCGGGCTGCGACGATGTTCCCGGATGCGGTAGCACGTACCTCCTGGCCAGTGGAATTACACGGCAATACCAGCGGTTACCAGTGGGAGCCCTTTGGTGACGATCACATCCACAGCGTGCCGCTGCGCAGCATGCTTCCCCAAGGCAGCGATAACCTGGTCGTCGCCGGCCGCTGCATAGACGCCGATGCAGCCGCGCTGTCGAGCGTCCGCGTGATGGGGCCGTGTATCGCGATGGGGGCCGCCGCCGCTCATGCGCTGGATCTCGCAGGCCCCAACGGCAGGTTGAGTGACATACCCGCCCAGGCATTGCGTGAGCGGCTGGCGTTCAATCTGGAATAG